In one Lolium rigidum isolate FL_2022 chromosome 3, APGP_CSIRO_Lrig_0.1, whole genome shotgun sequence genomic region, the following are encoded:
- the LOC124699708 gene encoding serine/threonine-protein kinase ATG1t-like isoform X2 yields MAGRSTEEAPATVSGYELRERLGGRPPFTSVWRAVLLSTGAPAAVKQVRLAGLPGRLRDSLDCELRFLAAVSHPNIVRLLEVIQTQGCLYLVMELCEGGDLASYIERSGRVEERVARNFMRQIGAGLQVLRRHHVVHRDLKPENILLSCPGSNAILKISDFGLSRVLHPGEFADTACGTRLYMAPEVMLFQKYDDKVDLWSIGAILFELLNGYPPFRGRSNVQLLQCINRTRSLPFSELVTPNLHPDSIDICTRLLCANPVERLSLQDFINHGFLRPQMPQ; encoded by the exons ATGGCAGGGAGGAGTACGGAGGAGGCGCCGGCGACGGTGAGCGGCTACGAGCTGCGGGAGCGCCTGGGCGGGAGGCCCCCGTTCACGTCCGTGTGGCGCGCGGTCCTGCTGTCGACCGGCGCCCCCGCGGCGGTGAAGCAGGTGCGGCTCGCCGGTCTCCCCGGCCGCCTCCGGGACAGCCTCGACTGCGAGCTCCGCTTCCTCGCTGCCGTCAGCCACCCCAACATCGTCCGCCTCCTCGAAGTCATCCAG ACCCAGGGCTGCCTCTACCTCGTCATGGAGCTGTGCGAGGGAGGAGACCTGGCGAGCTACATCGAGCGGAGCGGCAGGGTGGAGGAGCGCGTGGCCAGAAATTTCATGAGACAAATCG GAGCTGGTTTGCAAGTGCTCCGCAGGCACCATGTCGTCCACCGGGACTTGAAACCTGAG AATATCCTACTCTCTTGTCCAGGCAGCAATGCGATACTCAAGATATCTGATTTCGGCCTCTCCAG GGTTCTTCATCCTGGGGAGTTTGCAGACACTGCCTGTGGCACCCGTTTGTACATGGCCCCAGAAGTTATGCTGTTTCAGAAGTACGATGACAAG GTGGACTTGTGGAGTATCGGCGCAATCCTCTTTGAGCTCTTGAATGGTTACCCGCCGTTCCGTGGTAGAAGCAATGTGCAG TTGCTTCAGTGCATAAACAGAACTAGGTCTTTGCCATTCTCGGAACTCGTCACCCCCAACCTGCATCCTGACTCAATCGACATATGCACCAGACTACTATGCGCAAATCCAG TGGAGCGGCTGTCCTTGCAAGATTTCATCAACCACGGCTTCCTCAGGCCACAAATGCCACAGTGA
- the LOC124699708 gene encoding serine/threonine-protein kinase ATG1t-like isoform X1: MAGRSTEEAPATVSGYELRERLGGRPPFTSVWRAVLLSTGAPAAVKQVRLAGLPGRLRDSLDCELRFLAAVSHPNIVRLLEVIQVQPSLAPNCVICLLLPIGLVFILSQTQGCLYLVMELCEGGDLASYIERSGRVEERVARNFMRQIGAGLQVLRRHHVVHRDLKPENILLSCPGSNAILKISDFGLSRVLHPGEFADTACGTRLYMAPEVMLFQKYDDKVDLWSIGAILFELLNGYPPFRGRSNVQLLQCINRTRSLPFSELVTPNLHPDSIDICTRLLCANPVERLSLQDFINHGFLRPQMPQ, translated from the exons ATGGCAGGGAGGAGTACGGAGGAGGCGCCGGCGACGGTGAGCGGCTACGAGCTGCGGGAGCGCCTGGGCGGGAGGCCCCCGTTCACGTCCGTGTGGCGCGCGGTCCTGCTGTCGACCGGCGCCCCCGCGGCGGTGAAGCAGGTGCGGCTCGCCGGTCTCCCCGGCCGCCTCCGGGACAGCCTCGACTGCGAGCTCCGCTTCCTCGCTGCCGTCAGCCACCCCAACATCGTCCGCCTCCTCGAAGTCATCCAGGTACAGCCTTCCCTTGCCCCTAATTGTGTCATCTGTCTTCTCCTACCAATCGGATTGGTGTTCATTTTGTCTCAGACCCAGGGCTGCCTCTACCTCGTCATGGAGCTGTGCGAGGGAGGAGACCTGGCGAGCTACATCGAGCGGAGCGGCAGGGTGGAGGAGCGCGTGGCCAGAAATTTCATGAGACAAATCG GAGCTGGTTTGCAAGTGCTCCGCAGGCACCATGTCGTCCACCGGGACTTGAAACCTGAG AATATCCTACTCTCTTGTCCAGGCAGCAATGCGATACTCAAGATATCTGATTTCGGCCTCTCCAG GGTTCTTCATCCTGGGGAGTTTGCAGACACTGCCTGTGGCACCCGTTTGTACATGGCCCCAGAAGTTATGCTGTTTCAGAAGTACGATGACAAG GTGGACTTGTGGAGTATCGGCGCAATCCTCTTTGAGCTCTTGAATGGTTACCCGCCGTTCCGTGGTAGAAGCAATGTGCAG TTGCTTCAGTGCATAAACAGAACTAGGTCTTTGCCATTCTCGGAACTCGTCACCCCCAACCTGCATCCTGACTCAATCGACATATGCACCAGACTACTATGCGCAAATCCAG TGGAGCGGCTGTCCTTGCAAGATTTCATCAACCACGGCTTCCTCAGGCCACAAATGCCACAGTGA
- the LOC124699707 gene encoding putative pentatricopeptide repeat-containing protein At3g15130 has protein sequence MERRKMLADLLRASARSAAIRGGVQLHGALIKLGFGSDTMLSNNLVDMYAKCGKLDMACEVFDRMPERNVVSWTALMVGFLQNGDAMECLRLFRAMWRLSEDAPNEFTLSATLKACGVVGDTGAGVCVHGGCVRMGFEGHGVIANSLVLLYSKGGRVGDARRVFDGVASRNLVAWNAMISGYAHAGHGRDALLVFREMQRRQDEEDGQPDKFTFASLLKACSTLGAAREGAQVHAAMAIRGVSTASNAILAGALLDVYVKCQCLPAAMQMFDRLGKKNAIQWTTVIIGHAQEGQVKEALELFGRFWSSGVRADGHIMSSVVGVFADFALVEQGRQVHCYTVKDPTGQDVSVANSLVDMYLKCGLSDEAERRFRETVARNVVSWTTMINGLGKHGHGREAIDMFEEMRAEWVEPDEVAYLALLSACSHSGLVEECRQYFSIIRQDRRLRLRAEHYACMVDLLGRAGELGEAKDLIATMPMAPTVGVWQTLLGACRVHKNVAVGREVGDTLLAMDGDNPANYVMLSNIFAEAREWRECQRVRETMRRRGLKKQGGCSWVEVGKEAHFFYGGGDDMHPRITDLRLMLCDVERKMMEQLGYIPGAITGDGTQLHDVDEESRAESLRAHSERLAVGLWLLHHHEHDHGEVEGKEEVIRVYKNLRVCSDCHEFFKGLSSVVGRTLVVRDANRFHRFQDGACSCKDYW, from the coding sequence ATGGAGCGGCGGAAGATGCTCGCGGACCTCCTCCGTGCGAGCGCGAGGAGCGCGGCCATCCGCGGCGGCGTGCAGCTCCACGGCGCGCTTATCAAGCTCGGCTTCGGCTCGGACACCATGCTGAGCAACAACCTGGTCGACATGTACGCCAAGTGCGGTAAGCTCGACATggcctgcgaggtgttcgaccGCATGCCCGAAAGGAACGTGGTGTCCTGGACGGCCCTCATGGTGGGCTTCCTGCAGAATGGGGACGCCATGGAGTGCCTCAGGCTGTTCAGGGCGATGTGGCGCCTCTCGGAGGACGCGCCAAACGAGTTCACGCTCTCGGCGACCTTGAAGGCGTGCGGTGTGGTCGGTGACACCGGCGCCGGCGTTTGCGTGCACGGAGGATGCGTCAGGATGGGGTTTGAGGGGCACGGCGTCATCGCCAACTCGCTGGTGCTTCTGTACTCCAAGGGCGGAAGGGTCGGTGACGCGCGACGGGTGTTTGATGGTGTGGCGTCCAGGAACCTCGTGGCCTGGAACGCCATGATCTCCGGCTACGCGCACGCCGGACATGGCAGGGACGCGCTGCTCGTCTTCCGGGAGATGCAGCGGCGGCAAGACGAGGAGGATGGTCAGCCCGACAAGTTCACCTTTGCCAGCTTGCTGAAAGCCTGCAGCACCCTTGGCGCCGCTCGCGAGGGCGCGCAGGTTCATGCGGCGATGGCGATCCGAGGGGTCTCCACAGCATCCAACGCCATCCTCGCCGGCGCGCTCCTCGACGTGTACGTCAAGTGCCAGTGCCTGCCTGCGGCGATGCAGATGTTTGATCGACTGGGAAAGAAGAATGCCATCCAGTGGACGACGGTGATCATTGGGCATGCGCAGGAGGGGCAGGTGAAGGAAGCGTTGGAGCTGTTTGGGAGGTTCTGGAGCTCCGGCGTCCGAGCCGATGGGCATATCATGTCCAGTGTCGTTGGCGTATTTGCGGATTTTGCTCTCGTGGAGCAAGGGAGGCAAGTGCACTGCTACACGGTCAAGGACCCGACCGGGCAGGATGTGTCGGTGGCTAACTCCCTGGTCGATATGTACCTCAAGTGCGGGCTGAGCGACGAGGCAGAGCGGCGGTTCAGGGAGACGGTAGCAAGGAATGTTGTCTCATGGACCACAATGATCAATGGCCTCGGGAAGCATGGCCATGGTCGTGAAGCCATCGACATGTTTGAGGAAATGAGAGCTGAATGGGTTGAGCCCGACGAGGTGGCCTACCTCGCCCTCCTGTCCGCGTGCAGCCACTCTGGCCTTGTTGAAGAATGCCGCCAGTACTTCTCGATAATCCGTCAAGACCGGCGGCTGAGACTGAGAGCAGAACACTACGCATGCATGGTCGATCTGCTTGGCCGTGCTGGAGAGCTTGGCGAGGCCAAGGACCTCATCGCGACAATGCCGATGGCGCCAACCGTTGGTGTGTGGCAAACGCTGCTCGGGGCCTGTAGGGTGCACAAGAACGTCGCCGTGGGCAGGGAGGTGGGCGACACCCTCCTGGCCATGGATGGCGACAACCCGGCAAACTACGTGATGTTGTCGAACATTTTCGCGGAGGCCAGGGAGTGGCGCGAGTGCCAGCGGGTGCGCGAAACCATGCGGCGCCGGGGCCTCAAGAAGCAGGGCGGGTGCAGCTGGGTGGAGGTCGGCAAAGAGGCACACTTCTTTTATGGTGGCGGCGATGACATGCACCCACGCATCACAGACCTCCGCCTCATGCTTTGCGACGTGGAGAGGAAGATGATGGAACAGCTCGGGTACATCCCTGGTGCCATCACCGGCGATGGCACGCAGCTGCATGACGTTGACGAGGAGTCGCGCGCCGAGAGCCTGAGGGCGCACAGCGAGAGGCTGGCCGTGGGGCTGTGGCTGCTGCACCACCATGAGCATGATCATGGCGAGGTGGAGGGCAAGGAGGAGGTGATCAGGGTGTACAAGAACCTGCGGGTGTGCAGCGACTGCCATGAGTTCTTCAAGGGGCTGTCGAGCGTGGTGGGGAGGACGCTGGTAGTTAGAGATGCTAACAGGTTCCACAGGTTCCAGGATGGTGCCTGCTCTTGTAAAGACTACTGGTGA
- the LOC124699708 gene encoding serine/threonine-protein kinase ATG1t-like isoform X3, giving the protein MAGRSTEEAPATVSGYELRERLGGRPPFTSVWRAVLLSTGAPAAVKQVRLAGLPGRLRDSLDCELRFLAAVSHPNIVRLLEVIQVQPSLAPNCVICLLLPIGLVFILSQTQGCLYLVMELCEGGDLASYIERSGRVEERVARNFMRQIGAGLQVLRRHHVVHRDLKPENILLSCPGSNAILKISDFGLSRVLHPGEFADTACGTRLYMAPEVMLFQKYDDKVCCGLVEYRRNPL; this is encoded by the exons ATGGCAGGGAGGAGTACGGAGGAGGCGCCGGCGACGGTGAGCGGCTACGAGCTGCGGGAGCGCCTGGGCGGGAGGCCCCCGTTCACGTCCGTGTGGCGCGCGGTCCTGCTGTCGACCGGCGCCCCCGCGGCGGTGAAGCAGGTGCGGCTCGCCGGTCTCCCCGGCCGCCTCCGGGACAGCCTCGACTGCGAGCTCCGCTTCCTCGCTGCCGTCAGCCACCCCAACATCGTCCGCCTCCTCGAAGTCATCCAGGTACAGCCTTCCCTTGCCCCTAATTGTGTCATCTGTCTTCTCCTACCAATCGGATTGGTGTTCATTTTGTCTCAGACCCAGGGCTGCCTCTACCTCGTCATGGAGCTGTGCGAGGGAGGAGACCTGGCGAGCTACATCGAGCGGAGCGGCAGGGTGGAGGAGCGCGTGGCCAGAAATTTCATGAGACAAATCG GAGCTGGTTTGCAAGTGCTCCGCAGGCACCATGTCGTCCACCGGGACTTGAAACCTGAG AATATCCTACTCTCTTGTCCAGGCAGCAATGCGATACTCAAGATATCTGATTTCGGCCTCTCCAG GGTTCTTCATCCTGGGGAGTTTGCAGACACTGCCTGTGGCACCCGTTTGTACATGGCCCCAGAAGTTATGCTGTTTCAGAAGTACGATGACAAGGTATGCT GTGGACTTGTGGAGTATCGGCGCAATCCTCTTTGA